In Polyodon spathula isolate WHYD16114869_AA chromosome 11, ASM1765450v1, whole genome shotgun sequence, one genomic interval encodes:
- the LOC121323179 gene encoding latexin-like: MCWTLWIVLGLFPLVDGHPKLKTHQNSLEAADTALNHQNGSLNSVLHLDDGEKAALEPNLVDPAFPMKELNTSYYPAARAAKVAQHYLNYHHGSPSKWFMVHAIKQASSEDISEVGTKYHIQFSVQEQATKEIVENCSAEILFRQTEVQSAPEVNCTCNDLLKIKTSDADHALYHHIKHQPDPMTGTDIPDSQGNIPKEMKPLWYLGGIGASFIMWQQSNESTLYNMAHVHSVKQLNSENDLLAFDYVVLLHEVVSQEMIHWHMQVAWNPTQGVTVTQCHLLPKGTMKQPLAEKHKI; encoded by the exons ATGTGTTGGACTCTGTGGATTGTACTGGGCTTGTTCCCCCTTGTCGATGGACACCCCAAACTCAAAACTCACCAGAACTCATTGGAGGCTGCAGACACAGCTCTTAACCACCAGAACGGGTCCTTGAACAGTGTCCTTCATTTGGATGATGGGGAGAAAGCAGCTCTGGAG CCAAATCTGGTCGATCCAGCTTTTCCAATGAAGGAACTGAATACATCCTATTATCCTGCTGCCCGGGCAGCAAAGGTGGCACAGCACTATCTGAATTACCACCATGGAAGCCCTTCTAAATGGTTCATGGTCCATGCCATTAAACAAGCCAGCTCAGAG GACATTTCTGAAGTCGGAACCAAGTACCACATACAATTTTCTGTGCAAGAGCAAGCCACAAAA GAAATTGTAGAAAACTGTTCTGCAGAAATACTTTTCCGACAAACTGAAGTGCAAAGCGCTCCAGAGGTTAACTGCACATGTAATGATCTATTGAAGATAAAGACATCAGATGCTGACCACGCTTTATACCATCACATAAAACACCAGCCTGATCCGATGACCGGCACAGACATACCAG ACAGTCAAGGAAATATCCCTAAAGAAATGAAGCCCCTCTGGTATCTTGGGGGAATTGGAGCCAGCTTTATAATGTGGCAACAGTCCAATGAATCAACGCTTTACAATATGGCACATGTACACAGTGTAAAACAGTTG AACTCTGAGAATGACCTGCTTGCCTTTGACTATGTAGTCCTGCTTCATGAGGTGGTATCGCAG gaaatGATTCACTGGCACATGCAGGTTGCTTGGAATCCTACACAGGGAGTGACAGTTACACAGTGCCACTTACTGCCCAAAGGTACAATGAAGCAACCATTGGCAGAAAAACACAAGATCTAG
- the LOC121323283 gene encoding major facilitator superfamily domain-containing protein 1-like isoform X1, giving the protein MAEREQGRPLLEGEDDFEPYPSSSKYDICSEKQLSACCDPSRLLHRIVVLIFMCFLGFGSYFCYDNPAALQTQIVQDMDLNTSMFMQLYAWYSWPNVVLCFLGGFLLDRVFGIRLGTIIFSLFVCVGQVIFAAGAFFDAFWLMELGRFVFGIGGESLAVAQNTYAVSWFKGKELNLVFGLQLSMARLGSTVNMNIMGWIYFSIKGLVGSPGHITLGITLLIGCATCIFSLICALLLGYLDKRAEKILNKKQGETGEVIKLSDVKDFSISLWLIFIICVCYYVAVFPFIGLGQVFFIEKFSFSPEQARAINSIVYIISAPASPVLGFMVDRIGKNIIWVVCAVVTTLAAHMMLAFTFWNPWIAMSLLGISYSLLACALWPMVAFVVPEHQLGTAYGFMQSIQNLGLALISIAAGYILDDRGYLFLEVFFSACVCLALIAVVMLYFVDLLRGGDLNLSAKKRGQLQPVPDAETEQRERLLQQNREDQARLRPMSAFRLRNRYLSRLGAQLPDHYCSHLSSLSYRSVLK; this is encoded by the exons ATGGCGGAGCGAGAACAGGGTAGACCTCTGCTGGAGGGAGAAGATGATTTTGAACCTTACCCTTCAAGTAGCAAATAcgacatttgttcagagaaacAGCTGTCGGCGTGCTGTGACCCCAGCAGACTGCTGCACAGAATTGTCGTGTTGATATTCATGTGTTTTTTAGGGTTTG gtagCTACTTCTGCTATGACAATCCAGCGGCACTGCAGACGCAGATAGTGCAG GATATGGATCTGAATACGTCCATGTTCATGCAGTTGTATGCATGGTATTCCTGGCCAAATGTTGTGCTTTGCTTCCTTGGAGGGTTCTTGCTGGATCGTGTTTTTGGTATACG GTTGGGAACAATCATTTTCAGCCTGTTTGTCTGTGTTGGACag GTAATATTCGCTGCTGGTGCTTTTTTTGATGCCTTTTGGTTGATGGAACTTGGGCGGTTTGTGTTTGG GATAGGTGGAGAATCCCTTGCTGTTGCACAAAACACATATGCTGTCAGTTGGTTTAAAGGGAAAGAACTGAACCTGGTGTTTGGTCTTCAACTTAGTATGGCCAGACTG GGCAGCACAGTAAACATGAATATCATGGGGTGGATCTACTTCAGTATAAAAGGCTTGGTAGGCTCTCCAGGCCACATAACACTTGGAATAACTCTGCTGATTG gttgtgcaacatgtattttttctttaatctgtGCGTTGCTTCTTGGATACCTGGACAAAAGAGCAGAGAAgattctaaacaaaaaacaggGAGAGACTG GTGAAGTGATCAAGCTGTCCGATGTGAAGGATTTCTCAATATCCCTCTGGCTGATATTCATTATCTGTGTTTGCTATTATGTAGCAGTTTTTCCATTCATTGGACTTGGACa ggTTTTCTTCATCGAAAAGTTCAGCTTTTCTCCAGAACAAGCCAGAGCAATTAACAG CATTGTGTATATTATCTCGGCTCCGGCGTCGCCTGTTCTGGGATTCATGGTGGATAGAATTGGGAAGAATATCATCTGGGTTGTGTGTGCGGTTGTAACCACTCTTGCAGCACACATGATGTTGGCATTTACCTTCTGGAACCCTTGGATTGCAATG AGCTTACTTGGAATTTCCTACTCCTTGCTTGCCTGTGCACTCTGGCCAATGGTGGCTTTTGTAGTTCCAGAACATCAGCTGGGAACTGCCTATGGCTT catgCAGTCAATACAAAATTTGGGTCTTGCATTGATTTCTATAGCTGCTGGTTACATATTGGACGATCGTGGTTACTTATTTCTGGAGGTCTTCTTCAGTGCATGTGTGTGCT tggCGTTGATAGCTGTGGTTATGCTGTATTTTGTTGATCTTCTGAGag GAGGGGACCTCAATTTGTCAGCAAAGAAGAGAGGACAACTTCAGCCGGTTCCTGATGCAGA AACTGAGCAAAGGGAGCGTCTCCTGCAACAGAATAGGGAGGATCAGGCTCGGCTGAGACCAATGTCTGCGTTCAGATTAAGAAACCGCTACCTTTCTAGACTTGGGGCACAG CTTCCAGACCATTATTGCAGCCACCTGTCTTCACTCTCATACAGAAGTGTCCTAAAGTAG
- the LOC121323283 gene encoding major facilitator superfamily domain-containing protein 1-like isoform X2, with protein MAEREQGRPLLEGEDDFEPYPSSSKYDICSEKQLSACCDPSRLLHRIVVLIFMCFLGFGSYFCYDNPAALQTQIVQDMDLNTSMFMQLYAWYSWPNVVLCFLGGFLLDRVFGIRLGTIIFSLFVCVGQVIFAAGAFFDAFWLMELGRFVFGIGGESLAVAQNTYAVSWFKGKELNLVFGLQLSMARLGSTVNMNIMGWIYFSIKGLVGSPGHITLGITLLIGCATCIFSLICALLLGYLDKRAEKILNKKQGETGEVIKLSDVKDFSISLWLIFIICVCYYVAVFPFIGLGQVFFIEKFSFSPEQARAINSIVYIISAPASPVLGFMVDRIGKNIIWVVCAVVTTLAAHMMLAFTFWNPWIAMSLLGISYSLLACALWPMVAFVVPEHQLGTAYGFMQSIQNLGLALISIAAGYILDDRGYLFLEVFFSACVCLALIAVVMLYFVDLLRGGDLNLSAKKRGQLQPVPDAE; from the exons ATGGCGGAGCGAGAACAGGGTAGACCTCTGCTGGAGGGAGAAGATGATTTTGAACCTTACCCTTCAAGTAGCAAATAcgacatttgttcagagaaacAGCTGTCGGCGTGCTGTGACCCCAGCAGACTGCTGCACAGAATTGTCGTGTTGATATTCATGTGTTTTTTAGGGTTTG gtagCTACTTCTGCTATGACAATCCAGCGGCACTGCAGACGCAGATAGTGCAG GATATGGATCTGAATACGTCCATGTTCATGCAGTTGTATGCATGGTATTCCTGGCCAAATGTTGTGCTTTGCTTCCTTGGAGGGTTCTTGCTGGATCGTGTTTTTGGTATACG GTTGGGAACAATCATTTTCAGCCTGTTTGTCTGTGTTGGACag GTAATATTCGCTGCTGGTGCTTTTTTTGATGCCTTTTGGTTGATGGAACTTGGGCGGTTTGTGTTTGG GATAGGTGGAGAATCCCTTGCTGTTGCACAAAACACATATGCTGTCAGTTGGTTTAAAGGGAAAGAACTGAACCTGGTGTTTGGTCTTCAACTTAGTATGGCCAGACTG GGCAGCACAGTAAACATGAATATCATGGGGTGGATCTACTTCAGTATAAAAGGCTTGGTAGGCTCTCCAGGCCACATAACACTTGGAATAACTCTGCTGATTG gttgtgcaacatgtattttttctttaatctgtGCGTTGCTTCTTGGATACCTGGACAAAAGAGCAGAGAAgattctaaacaaaaaacaggGAGAGACTG GTGAAGTGATCAAGCTGTCCGATGTGAAGGATTTCTCAATATCCCTCTGGCTGATATTCATTATCTGTGTTTGCTATTATGTAGCAGTTTTTCCATTCATTGGACTTGGACa ggTTTTCTTCATCGAAAAGTTCAGCTTTTCTCCAGAACAAGCCAGAGCAATTAACAG CATTGTGTATATTATCTCGGCTCCGGCGTCGCCTGTTCTGGGATTCATGGTGGATAGAATTGGGAAGAATATCATCTGGGTTGTGTGTGCGGTTGTAACCACTCTTGCAGCACACATGATGTTGGCATTTACCTTCTGGAACCCTTGGATTGCAATG AGCTTACTTGGAATTTCCTACTCCTTGCTTGCCTGTGCACTCTGGCCAATGGTGGCTTTTGTAGTTCCAGAACATCAGCTGGGAACTGCCTATGGCTT catgCAGTCAATACAAAATTTGGGTCTTGCATTGATTTCTATAGCTGCTGGTTACATATTGGACGATCGTGGTTACTTATTTCTGGAGGTCTTCTTCAGTGCATGTGTGTGCT tggCGTTGATAGCTGTGGTTATGCTGTATTTTGTTGATCTTCTGAGag GAGGGGACCTCAATTTGTCAGCAAAGAAGAGAGGACAACTTCAGCCGGTTCCTGATGCAGA ATAA